A single uncultured Methanolobus sp. DNA region contains:
- a CDS encoding Lrp/AsnC family transcriptional regulator, producing MSIEETAYNLIRDSKEGVFQNELWKMLEIDSRKCSRVVSKLLDEELIIREQAVSNGARTYLLKVKEEEKPCFDLLLSGEMFSPCAGCRDACQPESCEKLTAWVENLNDNPETGEMC from the coding sequence ATGAGTATCGAAGAGACTGCATATAATCTGATTCGTGACAGCAAAGAAGGTGTTTTCCAGAATGAACTCTGGAAGATGCTGGAGATAGATAGTCGTAAATGCTCCAGGGTTGTTTCTAAGCTTCTCGATGAGGAACTTATTATCCGTGAGCAGGCTGTCTCGAATGGAGCCAGGACTTACCTTCTGAAAGTAAAGGAAGAGGAGAAGCCCTGCTTCGATCTCCTGTTGTCAGGAGAAATGTTCTCTCCTTGCGCAGGTTGCAGGGATGCATGCCAGCCAGAGTCCTGTGAAAAGCTCACTGCATGGGTTGAAAACCTCAATGATAATCCAGAAACAGGTGAAATGTGCTGA
- a CDS encoding DEAD/DEAH box helicase, with protein MSFDDLNLIYPLQRALKEEGYTTPTPIQQQSIPHLLGGKDMIGIAQTGTGKTASFILPILHNMSGAHKKTRRGSPRVLVLAPTRELAAQIGDSFSTYGKYTQFKHTVVFGGVGQAPQVKAISKGVDSLVATPGRLLDLVDQGHVDLSEVEYFVLDEADRMLDMGFVKDVYKIVEMLPYKRQSLFFSATMSHDISKLAKKMLTNPVTVEVTPQATTVERIDQFIFFVDSQSKNELILQLLRSKHLECVLVFTRTKHRANKVAEMLNKNKIAADAIHGNKSQTHRTKALQDFRSGQLRVLVATDIAARGIDIEDISHVINYDLPNIPESYVHRIGRTARAGADGTAFSFCAADEREFLRDIEKLIRMEIDVAEHEFHSDKAMNATGDEAKPAPRQQGRPGGSSGSGAKREQGRGKKGEGNGKGSGRNSAGSSKSKGTGNAADARNTDKNISGGSRPKKNIKAKTFQSKNTQSNDSGSKGSSARKSGASQGKNKSGSPSQFGTRR; from the coding sequence ATGTCATTTGATGATCTTAATCTAATTTACCCGCTTCAACGCGCATTAAAAGAGGAAGGGTACACAACCCCTACACCTATTCAACAGCAGTCCATACCACATCTTCTTGGAGGTAAGGACATGATCGGTATTGCCCAGACAGGTACCGGCAAGACCGCATCATTCATATTACCAATCCTGCACAACATGTCAGGTGCTCACAAAAAGACACGCAGGGGAAGTCCGCGTGTACTGGTGCTCGCACCAACAAGGGAACTTGCAGCGCAGATAGGAGATAGTTTTTCAACATATGGAAAATACACCCAGTTCAAACACACTGTTGTTTTTGGTGGCGTAGGACAGGCTCCTCAGGTAAAAGCCATTTCAAAGGGAGTAGACTCACTTGTAGCGACTCCCGGAAGGCTTCTTGACCTTGTGGACCAGGGACATGTAGATCTCTCTGAGGTCGAGTATTTCGTGCTTGATGAGGCGGACAGGATGCTTGACATGGGATTTGTCAAGGATGTCTATAAAATAGTTGAAATGCTGCCATACAAGAGGCAGTCACTCTTCTTCTCGGCAACTATGTCTCATGACATCTCAAAGCTCGCGAAGAAGATGCTGACCAACCCTGTAACAGTTGAAGTAACTCCGCAGGCAACAACTGTAGAACGCATAGACCAGTTCATATTCTTCGTTGATTCTCAAAGCAAGAATGAGCTCATCCTCCAGCTCCTCAGAAGCAAGCATCTGGAATGTGTCCTTGTGTTCACCAGGACAAAGCACAGGGCTAACAAGGTCGCAGAGATGCTTAACAAGAACAAGATCGCTGCCGATGCAATTCATGGGAACAAGTCCCAGACACACAGGACAAAAGCTCTTCAGGACTTCAGGTCAGGACAGCTTCGTGTACTTGTGGCAACAGACATCGCAGCCCGTGGAATTGACATTGAGGATATTTCCCACGTTATCAACTACGACCTGCCAAACATTCCTGAAAGCTATGTTCACCGTATCGGCCGCACAGCAAGAGCAGGTGCTGACGGAACTGCATTCTCATTCTGTGCTGCTGATGAAAGAGAGTTCCTGCGTGACATAGAGAAGCTCATCAGAATGGAGATCGATGTTGCAGAACATGAATTCCATTCCGACAAAGCTATGAATGCCACCGGCGATGAGGCAAAACCTGCACCAAGGCAGCAGGGAAGGCCAGGAGGAAGTTCTGGTTCTGGTGCAAAAAGAGAACAGGGCAGAGGCAAAAAGGGCGAAGGCAATGGTAAAGGTAGTGGAAGGAATAGTGCCGGTAGCAGTAAAAGCAAAGGCACAGGCAATGCTGCAGATGCCAGGAACACCGATAAAAACATTTCCGGTGGCAGCAGACCAAAGAAGAATATCAAGGCAAAGACCTTTCAATCTAAGAACACACAATCGAACGATTCCGGAAGTAAAGGTTCATCTGCCAGAAAGAGCGGCGCAAGCCAGGGCAAAAACAAAAGCGGCTCACCTTCCCAATTTGGAACAAGAAGATAG
- a CDS encoding CidA/LrgA family protein — protein MKYILQFAIILAICYLGDLIHSFFHIPVPGNVLGMVLLLVLLLTGVVKLSMIEDVSNFLLKHLSFFFIPAAVGLITCFTVLEGKWTALFIISVVSTFIIAVVTGATVQILIKRRQSVE, from the coding sequence ATGAAATATATTCTCCAGTTCGCCATCATCTTAGCAATATGCTATCTTGGTGACCTGATCCACAGTTTCTTTCATATTCCTGTTCCCGGAAATGTTCTGGGAATGGTCTTACTCCTTGTACTTCTGCTCACAGGAGTCGTCAAGCTCTCCATGATCGAGGATGTAAGCAATTTCCTGCTAAAACATCTGTCATTTTTCTTCATCCCGGCAGCAGTGGGACTAATCACATGCTTTACGGTACTTGAAGGAAAATGGACTGCCCTTTTTATAATCTCCGTGGTCTCAACATTCATCATTGCAGTTGTTACCGGTGCAACGGTACAGATACTCATCAAAAGGAGGCAGTCCGTTGAGTGA
- a CDS encoding LrgB family protein — MSEIITQFVQSPVFGIGISLVTFYAGAQIYKKTGSPLMNPLVLSMLMIIALLLSFHISFDDYNNGGQFISFFLGPATVILAVPLYRKISLLKENVVPIIAGISIGSAAGIASIIVMCKMFGLDEILSVSMIPKSVTTPIGIEISNQLGGLPSVTVAAIVFTGIAGVLLGPMVCKLFKIEDKVALGVAIGTSSHALGTTKAVELGETEGAMSGLAIGIAGLVTVFLAPLLAKLLL; from the coding sequence TTGAGTGAGATCATAACTCAGTTTGTGCAGTCTCCTGTATTTGGTATAGGGATTTCACTTGTGACATTCTATGCAGGTGCTCAGATATACAAAAAGACCGGCTCACCATTGATGAACCCGCTTGTTCTCAGCATGCTTATGATAATAGCCCTGCTTCTGAGCTTTCACATCAGTTTTGATGACTACAACAACGGAGGACAGTTCATATCATTCTTCCTCGGGCCTGCAACTGTCATTCTTGCCGTTCCGCTTTATCGCAAGATAAGTCTGCTAAAGGAGAATGTAGTCCCGATAATCGCAGGGATCAGCATCGGTTCAGCGGCAGGCATAGCCAGTATCATTGTTATGTGCAAGATGTTCGGACTTGATGAGATACTCAGCGTTTCCATGATCCCAAAGTCAGTTACAACTCCGATAGGTATTGAGATCTCCAACCAGCTTGGAGGTTTACCTTCAGTTACTGTGGCTGCAATAGTTTTCACCGGTATTGCAGGTGTGTTGCTTGGACCAATGGTGTGCAAGTTGTTCAAAATCGAAGATAAGGTGGCTCTTGGTGTGGCTATCGGTACTTCATCCCATGCTCTTGGCACGACAAAGGCTGTTGAACTTGGTGAGACTGAGGGCGCAATGAGTGGACTTGCAATCGGTATTGCCGGGCTTGTGACTGTGTTCCTGGCTCCTTTGCTGGCAAAACTACTGTTGTAG
- the ppsA gene encoding phosphoenolpyruvate synthase, translating to MTGSKFIRWFEEITIDDIPSVGGKNASLGEMYRELTDKDIKIPNGFAITADAYWHVLNSAGVLEELKMTLEGLDIEDVTDLAKRGKKARNLVLDAGIPDDLWEEIKAAYDKLCEQYGEDTDVAVRSSATAEDLPNASFAGQQETYLNVHGYHSLKDACNRCFASLFTDRAISYRVNNGFDNFKVGLSIGVMKMVRSDLAASGVIFTIDTESGFENVVFITGAYGLGENVVQGLVNPDEFYVFKPTLKEGFRPIIKKKKGSKEIKMIYGRGDSRVLTRNVDVPEADRKKYCILDDEVLQLAKFAMTIEEHYSRKRGHHMPMDVEWAKDGESGELFIVQARPETVQSQKRKDVLETYYLDKSADVLVTGRSVGSKIAAGKVHVIPDVSRLDEFKAGEILVADTTTPDWEPVMKKAAAIITNKGGRTCHAAIVSRELGIPAVVGAGDATEKLRDEMDVTVSCAEGDAGRVYDGILPFHIETVDLKGLEKTKTEIMMNLGNPEEAFAMSMIPNDGIGLARLEFIITSYIKVHPMALIHPEKVEDEKVLEEIEKLTGRYENKADYFVGKLSQGVATIAAAFHPKPVVVRMSDFKSNEYESLIGGEYFEFEESNPMIGFRGASRYYDERYREGFALECKAMKKVRDEMGLTNLILMIPFCRRIEEAKKVLEEMKKNGLVRGENGLQVYMMTEIPSNVLLIDEFSQYFDGFSIGSNDLTQLTLGVDRDSEILASSFDERDEAVKKIVSMAVQGAKRNNRHSGLCGQAPSDYPEFAEFLVKEGIDSISLNPDSVMKIAVKVLEVEKGMGKD from the coding sequence ATGACAGGTAGTAAATTCATTAGATGGTTTGAGGAAATTACAATTGACGACATACCATCCGTGGGCGGAAAGAACGCTTCCCTCGGTGAAATGTACAGGGAACTGACCGACAAGGATATCAAGATACCGAATGGCTTCGCCATTACTGCGGATGCATACTGGCATGTATTGAATTCAGCAGGTGTGCTTGAAGAACTTAAAATGACACTTGAGGGACTTGATATCGAGGATGTCACAGACCTTGCAAAAAGAGGAAAGAAGGCAAGGAACCTTGTGCTTGATGCCGGAATTCCTGATGACCTGTGGGAAGAGATCAAGGCTGCTTATGATAAGCTTTGTGAGCAGTACGGTGAGGATACCGATGTCGCAGTTCGCAGTTCAGCAACGGCCGAAGACCTGCCAAATGCATCCTTTGCAGGACAGCAGGAAACCTACCTGAACGTGCATGGTTATCACTCACTCAAGGATGCCTGTAACAGGTGTTTTGCATCGCTTTTCACCGACAGGGCGATCTCATACAGGGTGAATAACGGTTTTGACAACTTTAAGGTAGGGCTTTCCATCGGCGTCATGAAAATGGTTCGTTCTGACCTTGCAGCCAGTGGTGTTATATTCACAATAGATACTGAGTCCGGTTTTGAGAATGTTGTGTTCATTACGGGAGCCTACGGACTTGGAGAGAACGTGGTACAGGGACTTGTCAACCCGGATGAGTTCTATGTTTTCAAGCCGACACTGAAAGAGGGTTTCAGGCCTATTATCAAGAAGAAGAAAGGCAGCAAGGAAATAAAGATGATCTACGGACGCGGGGATTCCAGAGTGCTCACCCGTAATGTTGATGTGCCGGAGGCTGACCGGAAGAAGTATTGTATATTGGATGATGAGGTTCTGCAACTGGCAAAGTTCGCCATGACCATTGAGGAGCATTATTCCCGGAAGAGAGGCCATCACATGCCTATGGATGTTGAATGGGCAAAGGATGGTGAAAGCGGGGAACTGTTCATAGTCCAGGCAAGACCGGAGACCGTACAGTCCCAGAAGAGAAAGGATGTTCTTGAGACCTATTATCTGGATAAGAGCGCTGATGTCCTTGTTACCGGAAGAAGTGTTGGTTCTAAGATAGCTGCCGGAAAGGTTCACGTAATTCCCGATGTTTCCAGGCTTGATGAGTTTAAGGCCGGGGAGATACTGGTTGCCGATACTACCACACCGGACTGGGAACCGGTGATGAAGAAGGCTGCAGCCATTATTACCAATAAAGGAGGCAGGACATGCCATGCTGCTATTGTAAGTCGTGAGCTTGGTATCCCTGCTGTTGTAGGCGCAGGAGATGCAACGGAAAAACTGAGAGATGAGATGGATGTTACGGTAAGCTGTGCCGAAGGGGATGCAGGCAGAGTTTATGATGGCATTCTTCCGTTCCATATTGAAACTGTTGACCTGAAAGGTCTGGAGAAGACAAAGACCGAGATCATGATGAATCTCGGAAATCCCGAGGAGGCATTTGCCATGTCTATGATACCGAATGACGGCATCGGACTGGCAAGACTTGAGTTCATTATCACAAGCTACATCAAGGTGCATCCAATGGCGCTAATCCATCCTGAGAAGGTTGAGGATGAGAAAGTGCTTGAAGAAATCGAGAAACTTACCGGCAGGTATGAGAATAAGGCTGATTATTTCGTGGGAAAACTTTCACAGGGTGTCGCTACCATTGCAGCCGCATTCCACCCGAAGCCTGTGGTTGTACGTATGAGCGATTTCAAGTCCAATGAGTATGAGAGCCTTATCGGCGGCGAGTACTTTGAGTTCGAGGAGAGCAACCCTATGATAGGTTTCAGAGGGGCTTCACGTTATTATGATGAACGCTACCGTGAGGGCTTCGCTCTTGAGTGTAAGGCCATGAAAAAAGTGAGAGATGAGATGGGCCTGACCAACCTCATACTTATGATCCCGTTCTGCCGCAGAATCGAAGAAGCCAAAAAGGTGCTTGAGGAGATGAAAAAGAACGGACTTGTCAGGGGAGAGAACGGCCTTCAGGTCTACATGATGACCGAGATCCCGAGCAACGTCCTGCTCATAGACGAGTTCAGCCAGTACTTCGATGGCTTCTCCATCGGCTCCAACGACCTCACACAACTGACACTCGGCGTTGACCGTGATTCCGAGATCCTCGCATCCTCTTTCGATGAACGAGACGAAGCTGTAAAGAAAATCGTGTCAATGGCTGTGCAGGGCGCAAAGCGAAACAACAGGCACAGCGGTCTCTGCGGCCAGGCTCCCAGCGATTACCCGGAGTTTGCGGAGTTTCTGGTAAAGGAAGGAATAGATTCTATTTCGCTGAACCCGGATTCTGTGATGAAGATCGCGGTTAAGGTGTTGGAGGTTGAGAAGGGGATGGGGAAGGATTGA
- the fen gene encoding flap endonuclease-1, protein MGTQIGTLLTKNPITYEELSGKVIAIDAYNTIYQFLSAIRQRDGSMLTDSLGNPVSHITGLFSRTSRLREANIKPVFVFDGKPPEMKKDTLEKRKECKENAALNYEIAKDEGNLEDMKKYAQATSRITPQILDESKRLLELMGIPWMQAESEAEAQASYMASRGDVDYVGSQDYDVFLFGAENVIRNLGSTGKRKLPGQKKYVTKTPEHISLSSSLEELELSREQLIDLAICIGTDFNEGMHRVGAKTALKLIKKHGDIDTIIREEDKDIRACASLEEIREFFMNPPVTEDYSFKWKKPDSDSLFDYLVNDRDFSENQVLKNIQVLEERAASECQSCLGDW, encoded by the coding sequence ATGGGCACACAGATAGGCACACTACTCACCAAAAACCCGATAACCTACGAGGAACTTTCAGGAAAAGTAATAGCAATAGATGCATACAACACGATATACCAGTTCCTCAGTGCCATTCGCCAGCGTGACGGCTCAATGCTCACTGATTCCTTAGGTAATCCAGTATCTCATATCACAGGTCTTTTTTCAAGAACCAGCAGGCTCAGGGAAGCAAATATCAAACCTGTTTTCGTTTTTGACGGCAAACCGCCGGAGATGAAAAAGGATACTCTTGAAAAGCGTAAGGAATGCAAAGAAAATGCCGCTCTTAATTATGAGATCGCAAAGGATGAAGGCAACCTTGAGGATATGAAAAAATATGCCCAGGCAACATCCCGGATAACTCCGCAGATCCTTGACGAATCTAAAAGACTGCTTGAACTCATGGGAATCCCATGGATGCAGGCAGAATCCGAAGCGGAGGCTCAGGCTTCCTATATGGCTTCCCGTGGAGATGTGGATTATGTAGGCTCACAGGATTATGATGTTTTCCTTTTCGGAGCCGAGAATGTCATTCGCAATCTTGGAAGTACAGGAAAGCGAAAGTTACCCGGACAGAAGAAGTACGTTACAAAAACTCCCGAACACATCTCACTTTCTTCCAGTCTTGAAGAACTGGAACTAAGCCGTGAGCAGTTGATCGACCTTGCAATCTGCATCGGTACTGATTTTAATGAAGGTATGCACCGTGTGGGTGCAAAGACAGCCCTGAAACTCATCAAAAAACACGGTGATATCGATACCATAATCAGAGAAGAGGATAAGGATATCCGTGCATGTGCTTCGCTTGAAGAGATAAGGGAATTCTTCATGAATCCTCCTGTTACAGAGGATTACAGTTTCAAGTGGAAAAAACCTGATTCAGACTCATTGTTTGATTATCTTGTAAACGACAGGGATTTCTCTGAGAATCAGGTATTGAAGAATATTCAGGTATTGGAAGAGAGGGCTGCTTCTGAGTGCCAGTCTTGTTTGGGTGATTGGTGA
- a CDS encoding alpha/beta hydrolase produces MTEKQKQLLTDSNILQTEYGDIEYALKGEGTPVLMIHGAGGGYDQGLWLGKVFFGDDHKFISVSRYGYLRSNIPDNASVKMQSEAYKPLLDSLGVDKVIVVGVSAGGPSATQFANDYPDRCSELILISAVSMGPAPDDKAPFYVGIIHTIQQSDYGYWLVTRFFQPAILELMGIPTDVYDTFNPEQRELAQEMLDVMHPMSQRYEGTINDERMIRSYIVPAENVSSPTLIIHAKDDVLVSYKHAENAHSKIDHSQLVLYDTGGHGMLSQMDSTRLLIIDFLNESSSN; encoded by the coding sequence ATGACGGAGAAACAAAAGCAGCTGCTCACTGACAGCAATATTTTGCAAACAGAGTACGGAGATATTGAATATGCTTTAAAGGGAGAAGGGACACCTGTATTAATGATACATGGAGCAGGCGGTGGTTATGATCAGGGTCTCTGGTTGGGAAAAGTGTTTTTCGGGGACGATCATAAGTTCATCTCAGTTTCACGATATGGATATCTTCGATCAAACATTCCGGACAATGCTTCGGTAAAGATGCAATCTGAAGCTTACAAGCCTCTCCTGGACAGTTTAGGCGTAGACAAAGTAATTGTTGTTGGTGTTTCGGCAGGAGGGCCGTCAGCCACTCAGTTTGCCAATGATTATCCAGACAGATGCTCGGAATTGATATTGATATCTGCTGTAAGTATGGGTCCGGCACCAGATGATAAAGCCCCGTTCTATGTTGGAATTATTCATACTATCCAGCAGTCTGATTATGGATACTGGCTTGTTACAAGATTCTTCCAGCCTGCAATTCTGGAATTGATGGGAATACCCACAGACGTATATGATACATTCAATCCGGAGCAAAGAGAGTTGGCACAAGAAATGCTTGATGTAATGCATCCAATGTCCCAAAGGTATGAAGGCACTATTAATGATGAAAGAATGATTAGATCATATATTGTGCCTGCAGAGAATGTAAGTTCACCAACATTGATCATCCACGCAAAAGATGATGTGCTGGTAAGTTACAAACATGCAGAAAATGCCCACAGTAAAATAGACCACTCACAATTGGTTCTATATGATACCGGTGGACATGGAATGTTGTCTCAAATGGACAGTACTAGATTGCTTATTATTGATTTTTTGAATGAATCCTCTTCTAACTAA
- the hcp gene encoding hydroxylamine reductase yields MFCYQCEETMNGEGCTKNGMCGKKGDVADLQDDLIYLLKSIAFYNQKARKAKISENSTDDFMLDALFSTITNTDFRASGIQERIDRGFRIQSDIRQKLLDNNALDESDLPEIATLTPENLSDRNTGILATENEDIRSLRELLIFGIKGMAAYAHHAMMLGNINRKVNSFIEEGLVATTDDSLTDKDLVSLVLKCGEKGFDVMADLDRVNTTEFGNPEPTQVNIGTRGNPGILVSGHDLKDLKQLLDQTEGTGVDVYTHGEMLPANSYPEFKKYEHLVGNYGGSWWHQKQEFESFNGPILLTSNCIIPPRESYIGRLYTTGSVGYDGATHIIAEKGQKDFSALIEQAKTCEAPIQLEEGTIMGGFAYNSVLSNADKIVAAVKTGKIKKFIVMAGCDGRHKDRQYYTDFAEALPKDTVILTAGCAKYRYNKLNLGDIDGIPRVLDAGQCNDSFSLIVIAQGLMARLGYTDVNEAPISYNIAWYEQKAVLVLLTLLRLEIQNITLGPRLPAFVSPNVLKVLVEKFNITPNTTVEEDMERLLK; encoded by the coding sequence ATGTTCTGCTACCAGTGTGAAGAAACAATGAACGGGGAAGGCTGCACAAAGAACGGCATGTGCGGTAAGAAAGGAGATGTTGCAGACCTTCAGGATGATCTTATCTATTTGCTTAAGAGCATTGCATTCTACAACCAGAAAGCAAGAAAGGCAAAGATATCTGAAAATAGCACTGATGACTTTATGCTTGATGCACTGTTCTCAACCATAACGAATACCGATTTCAGAGCGAGTGGAATCCAGGAACGTATTGACAGGGGATTCAGAATACAGAGTGATATCAGGCAGAAACTTCTGGACAACAACGCACTTGATGAGAGCGACCTGCCAGAGATCGCAACATTGACCCCCGAGAACCTCAGTGACAGGAATACAGGCATACTTGCAACAGAGAATGAAGACATCCGGTCATTAAGGGAACTGTTGATCTTTGGCATCAAAGGAATGGCAGCATATGCACACCATGCCATGATGCTTGGTAATATCAATAGAAAGGTCAATTCATTTATTGAAGAGGGACTTGTGGCAACCACAGATGACAGCCTGACCGATAAGGATCTCGTGTCACTGGTACTGAAATGCGGGGAAAAAGGTTTTGATGTGATGGCAGACCTTGACAGGGTGAACACAACCGAATTCGGAAACCCGGAACCAACACAGGTAAATATCGGAACAAGAGGGAATCCCGGAATTCTCGTAAGCGGTCATGACCTGAAGGACCTGAAACAACTACTGGACCAGACAGAAGGAACCGGTGTTGATGTCTATACTCATGGCGAGATGCTCCCTGCAAACTCATATCCTGAATTTAAGAAATATGAACATCTGGTAGGCAACTATGGTGGTTCATGGTGGCACCAGAAACAGGAATTCGAGAGTTTCAACGGACCAATATTGCTGACAAGCAACTGCATAATCCCACCAAGGGAGAGCTATATTGGCAGGTTATACACCACAGGTTCAGTGGGTTATGACGGTGCCACACACATCATAGCTGAAAAGGGCCAGAAAGATTTCTCTGCTCTCATCGAGCAGGCAAAGACCTGCGAAGCTCCGATCCAACTGGAAGAAGGTACCATCATGGGAGGTTTTGCTTACAACTCCGTGTTATCCAATGCAGACAAGATAGTCGCTGCTGTCAAAACCGGAAAGATAAAGAAGTTCATTGTCATGGCAGGCTGTGACGGACGTCACAAGGACAGGCAATACTACACGGATTTTGCCGAGGCATTGCCCAAAGATACTGTCATTCTAACTGCAGGATGTGCAAAATACCGCTACAACAAACTTAACCTTGGAGATATTGATGGAATTCCAAGAGTATTAGATGCAGGACAGTGCAACGATTCATTCTCACTTATCGTTATTGCACAAGGACTTATGGCAAGACTTGGATACACCGATGTTAATGAGGCACCCATATCATACAATATCGCATGGTACGAACAAAAAGCAGTCCTTGTATTGCTCACCCTTCTGAGACTTGAGATACAGAACATTACACTTGGCCCGAGACTTCCGGCCTTTGTATCACCGAATGTCCTCAAAGTACTGGTGGAGAAGTTCAACATAACACCCAATACCACTGTTGAAGAAGATATGGAGAGACTTTTAAAATGA
- a CDS encoding CDGSH iron-sulfur domain-containing protein, protein MDKELRPSIKVSKNGPYIAKDVKTLRNSKGVLIETKPVMTLCRCGGSANMPFCDGTHAKIGFSGEKEEDRVPDKMETYVGKNISIHRNRGVCCHVGYCVHNLPAVFERGRDPWAEPDAADPEDVAALIRSCPSGALSYTINGELHKEYLEEPEISIQKDGPYNVTGIELNDPDGSVPETQDHYSLCRCGASKNKPFCDGSHYNVEFRDEKN, encoded by the coding sequence GTGGATAAAGAGCTCAGACCTTCGATAAAAGTATCAAAAAATGGTCCGTACATTGCTAAAGATGTTAAAACACTCAGGAACTCAAAGGGTGTTTTGATTGAGACAAAACCCGTAATGACACTTTGTAGGTGTGGAGGGTCAGCGAATATGCCATTCTGTGATGGAACACATGCAAAGATCGGTTTTTCCGGGGAAAAAGAAGAAGACCGTGTTCCTGACAAAATGGAGACTTATGTTGGAAAAAATATCAGCATCCATCGTAACAGAGGTGTATGTTGCCATGTAGGTTACTGTGTTCACAACCTGCCTGCGGTTTTTGAAAGGGGCAGGGATCCATGGGCAGAACCGGATGCTGCAGATCCGGAAGATGTCGCAGCTCTTATCAGGTCATGTCCGTCCGGTGCATTGAGTTATACAATCAACGGGGAATTGCATAAGGAGTACTTGGAAGAACCGGAGATTTCGATTCAGAAAGACGGACCTTACAATGTAACAGGGATAGAACTTAACGATCCCGATGGCTCAGTACCCGAGACACAGGACCATTATTCCCTTTGCAGATGTGGAGCATCCAAAAATAAACCATTCTGTGACGGCAGTCACTACAATGTTGAATTCAGGGATGAGAAGAATTAA
- a CDS encoding HD domain-containing protein, with product MKIRELISQYCSSTEKKGNGITIYTIGVPEPIETPELFTYLDYLSEEPFRKIWASDAYRMIATEIDGKLTVYEHVRMANYRIQLNDLQEKYEMHKEADLTELADAFAFAVGAHNNTMRKSGTLYISHPMDVASTLLKENAPLELVMAGLLHDVVEDTDVDIETISKKYGRQVADYVNAVTEPEELRQPVTGNKAQTWKQRKEHTISEIKNADREVKLLSCADKLANIRDLISELKMEGEGFWDEFNAPKKEQEWYYRSMLEAFATGPQNIVETRSYLEFKGCVEELF from the coding sequence ATGAAAATACGCGAGCTTATCAGTCAGTATTGCAGCAGTACTGAGAAAAAAGGGAACGGAATCACCATTTATACTATCGGTGTTCCTGAACCCATAGAGACACCCGAACTGTTCACTTATCTTGATTACCTGTCCGAGGAACCTTTCAGAAAGATCTGGGCCAGCGATGCTTACAGGATGATAGCAACAGAGATAGATGGCAAATTAACTGTCTACGAACACGTGAGGATGGCAAACTACAGGATACAGCTTAATGACCTTCAGGAAAAGTATGAAATGCACAAGGAGGCAGACCTGACAGAACTTGCTGATGCTTTTGCATTTGCTGTTGGTGCACACAATAACACTATGAGGAAGTCCGGTACTCTGTATATATCGCATCCAATGGATGTAGCATCCACACTTCTCAAAGAGAATGCGCCTCTTGAACTTGTTATGGCAGGATTGCTCCATGACGTTGTTGAAGACACAGATGTTGATATTGAAACAATATCAAAGAAATACGGCAGGCAAGTTGCTGATTACGTGAACGCTGTTACCGAACCCGAAGAGCTCAGGCAGCCTGTCACCGGTAACAAAGCACAGACCTGGAAGCAGCGAAAGGAACACACCATAAGTGAAATAAAAAATGCTGACCGGGAGGTCAAACTTCTCTCATGTGCGGACAAGCTTGCAAATATCAGGGACCTCATCAGCGAACTAAAGATGGAAGGAGAAGGCTTCTGGGACGAGTTCAACGCACCAAAGAAAGAACAGGAATGGTACTACCGCTCTATGCTGGAAGCTTTCGCTACGGGTCCGCAGAATATTGTAGAAACCCGCAGCTATCTTGAGTTTAAGGGATGTGTGGAGGAGCTGTTTTGA
- a CDS encoding response regulator, with amino-acid sequence MKSILVVEDSRINMELIMCLLNQKKCKIVKAVNGEEALKLVKINNFTLILLDICLPGIDGYDVLKILKKDMKTKDIHVIAITADAMLGTKEKCLNAGCDSYVTKPYDIHELSKLIATFC; translated from the coding sequence ATGAAAAGTATATTGGTTGTTGAAGACAGTAGAATAAACATGGAACTGATTATGTGTCTTTTAAATCAAAAGAAATGCAAGATTGTGAAGGCAGTAAATGGGGAAGAAGCTTTAAAATTGGTCAAGATAAATAATTTTACTCTTATATTGCTAGATATATGTCTGCCAGGGATAGATGGATATGATGTTCTCAAAATACTCAAAAAAGACATGAAGACAAAAGATATTCATGTAATAGCTATTACAGCAGACGCAATGTTGGGAACTAAGGAAAAATGTCTGAATGCAGGATGTGATTCATATGTCACAAAGCCCTATGACATACATGAACTCAGCAAATTGATTGCTACATTTTGTTAG